A window of Chiloscyllium plagiosum isolate BGI_BamShark_2017 chromosome 2, ASM401019v2, whole genome shotgun sequence genomic DNA:
NNNNNNNNNNNNNNNNNNNNNNNNNNNNNNNNNNNNNNNNNNNNNNNNNNNNNNNNNNNNNNNNNNNNNNNNNNNNNNNNNNNNNNNNNNNNNNNNNNNNNNNNNNNNNNNNNNNNNNNNNNNNNNNNNNNNNNNNNNNNNNNNNNNNNNNNNNNNNNNNNNNNNNNNNNNNNNNNNNNNNNNNNNNNNNNNNNNNNNNNNNNNNNNNNNNNNNNNNNNNNNNNNNNNNNNNNNNNNNNNNNNNNNNNNNNNNNNNNNNNNNNNNNNNNNNNNNNNNNNNNNNNNNNNNNNNNNNNNNNNNNNNNNNNNNNNNNNNNNNNNNNNNNNNNNNNNNNNNNNNNNNNNNNNNNNNNNNNNNNNNNNNNNNNNNNNNNNNNNNNNNNNNNNNNNNNNNNNNNNNNNNNNNNNNNNNNNNNNNNNNNNNNNNNNNNNNNNNNNNNNNNNNNNNNNNNNNNNNNNNNNNNNNNNNNNNNNNNNNNNNNNNNNNNNNNNNNNNNNNNNNNNNNNNNNNNNNNNNNNNNNNNNNNNNNNNNNNNNNNNNNNNNNNNNNNNNNNNNNNNNNNNNNNNNNNNNNNNNNNNNNNNNNNNNNNNNNNNNNNNNNNNNNNggtctgggagatgatggtttggtggtggggggtggggtcatggtcaagggggcagtaggaggaggtatctgcgagctggcgtttggcctcagcggtcggtgcgccaaactactaccgcgcctctcttgtctgctggtttgatagtgaggttggggttgcaacggagtgagtggagggctgcacgttgcaaCGGAGTGAGTGGTGAGCTGCGTGTACAacggagtgagtggagggctgcgcgttgcaacggagtgagtggagggctgcgtgttgcaACAGAGTgaatggagggctgcgcgttgcaacggagtgagtggagggctgcgcgttgcaACGGAGTGAATAGAGGGCTGCGCGTCAacggagtgagtggagggctgcgcgttgcaacggagtgagtggagggctgcgcgttaggtgcattactcagaggtaaatatagggtagggatatggctctgtgtgggttactctttggacggtcggtgtggatttgttgggccaaatggcctgtttccatattgtagggaatctaataaaaatgaTAAGAGATGTTGGGCTTAGTAAATGTAGGTGTGGATTAAAAAAGGAAAGTCATGCTGAGGCGTTATAAAGCTCTGGATAAGTCACAACTAGAATAATAGGTTCAATTATCGTCCGCACAgttaaggaaagatttggaagtcTTCAAGAAAGTGAGGAGGATATTCCAGAATGAGAAACCTTAGCTTAAAAGGTTGGATTGCAGAAACAGAGGTTATTCTCTGACGAGCAAAGAGGTTTAGGGGTGATTTGAAAGGGGTGCACAAGATTAAGACAGGGTTAAATACAGTCGTCAAAGTAAATCTGTTCCCATTAACCGATCTTTAAATGACTATGGTGTACAAACttaaagttttgggcaaaagtggTTAGGAGGATATGAGGaacttgtttttttaaatgcaatCAGCAGTAATAATCTTGAATTAGCCACGTACAAGAGTGCTGGACGTATAGATGATGGAAGATTTCAAAACCAAATTTGATGGCACCTAGTGGAAATAAACTTGTAGGGCTATaaggatagactgggactgtttgtTTTGGTTCCTTTGGAAATCAGCATGCAGTTGACACGCGAAACTGGGTCGCCTGTGTGTAACGACTGCATAGCCCAGATTTTTACCATGAACAGagagtcagaaaaaaaattatggaAATGATTGGTAGTCGTCAGTCCCATTTCCAAACACTGCATTTCCGATGTTCATGTGAGCAGGCTGAGTTTCACACATGTGCAGCTTGCAGAGGCAGCTAATGTTTAAAGCATTAGCTACCTCCACTCAAATCTGATTTTACATTCCTCTAACATGAAACAcggatttttagttttagatcTGCTCAGAATAGGTTGAATAGCAAGGGCCCCTTTGGCTATGGTCTCAGAACATATTTGGAGGTAGTCAGGTGCTCTGTGGAAGTGATAAGGTACCCTTGGAGTTCTTAAAAAGTGCACAGATTTAAATACAGTAGTCAAAAATGGGAACAATCAATGTATCTGGAAAAGGTATGTGTCAAAACTATCAGAAGTACTTGTTAAATTGCACAGCCATAAGTGTCAAGGCATTTAAAAGCACTATCCTTTAAATCTTTGAAAGAAAACATCTGGCAATCATCACAAAATGTCATTTTCATGATAGATTTAACCTTTATAAATCACAAACGCACTCTTCCTTTGCAAACTCTGGCTTAACCTGCTGTTGCACTCTTGTTTATTCTGCATCAACCTGTAGTTTTTGTGTTAAAGATAGTGATATTGCTATGATTCTGACAGGATAGCTTTatggattttaatatttttataaatttAAGCATAAGTATTCTTTGCTCTGCAATCAGATTGCATCTTTAGATAGgagcaaatttcaaacaatttgtAACAACTTCAGCTTGTGTTCATAATCTGAGAAGTGCTTGCACCCTGGCCGTTTTCTGTGCTGGATGAGTCTCTGGTTATGGCACCTAGAAAACTGAAAGGTTAATTATAAGGTCTAACTGAACGAAGAGAAAATAAACATGTTTTGCACAATGAATTTCAATGTATCCAAAATAAATTTGTGTTAATGTAACACTTGAACTGCCTTTGGATCTTAACAATGAACACCAGTTATATTTAACTCTATGATTTGTAATGCTGTATGCTTCTAATCCTTGACACTGAAAAAACTGTTAGAATtggaaattgcatttatttattgGGTTGAAGCCACTGAGTTTGTTTTGAAAGACTGACCACAGCATTTCAGTGACTTAAAACAGCAACTTCTAAGATGACTGAACATTTGCCCCATAAAGTCTAATGCCATTATAGTGGAGTCAGGTTGTCTAGGAGTATCCATCAGATGACGGATGGGGTGTCAATTAAGCTAGaggctttgtcctagatggtattaagcttcttgaacgctgttggagctgcattcatccagtcaagtggagagtattccatcacattcttaaattgtgccttgcagatgatggataagaattgggagtcaggaggtgagttactcattgtaggattcctagcctctgacctgctcctgtagtcaTGTATTCaaatggctgatccagttcagtctctggtcaatgTAATCCTCAAAATGTTGttaatgggggattcagcaatggtaatgcagGTTTTGCTCAAGTTCCTAAATATCATACTTTGTAAAATGCTGCGTTGATACCAATGGTAGTCATTCTCACCTCAGATCAAGTGGCAGAGGGGTAGAGCCATGATCAAAGCTAGAATTACAAAGTTTCTCTGCTCTCAGAATTAGTCTTTGATCATTTCAAAGTCgcaaaataatttgtttataTTCTCATTAAAAACCACACAAAAAAAGgccaccttcctcaccttcaccatGCTCCTGGTGGTTGGCCTTGCCTGCCCTATATGTGCTACCTCATTTTAGTTGGTTTAAATATTTCCTCAATGTTTTTGGATCAAAGCCAGAAAAATCTAGACAGTATAAAATTATGGATGAATGCATTGTTAACAAGCTTAATTGATCGTGAATTTGCCTTTAAGAAAGGCAAGTGATTTTGAGAGCTGCTGTCTTGCATGTTTTGGAGATCAGCACAATGGCGTTTAATTGGTAACCTGATATGATTATGTCATAAATATAGGGGTGGGTAGCAGCAAGAGATGCAATACCCAATTTCCAAGCATAAAATTTACCCCATTGTCTGTTATAGATAGATAAATCATCTTTAGCCATTGCATGTTTCCTTTGTATAATAAACCATCACAGTCCCATAAGAATGAAGAGATTTTGACTATTATACATGACAATCATTCCACTCATTAAGCATTCCTGGAGTATTCATAGATACTTGGTAGATCTGAGCTCTGTTCTACCCACTGCCtacaaattattttcttgtttctGTTTACACAAAACACTAAGCATCTCTAGCAGGTACCTGCATGAACTTTAATTGAACACTGAAATAATGATGGACAAAATACAAATGAAATTTACTGCTACATTTAACTTCTGTTTACCAGAAACACAAAACATCAACAAGTCTAAGAAATTACTTACATTTGTTAGAGCTAACAACAATCAGTtagctctgtttctttcttcatagattttgccagaccagctgaggttTTCtagaatttttgttttcaattcatgTCGGAAATGATTTATTAATCATTATGAAAAGCAGCCATTTTTTAAGCCCCAACCCTACACTATTACTTACATCAAGTTGTTATAATGCCATTACATCTCAAAACAAATATCATTTGCGCCAGGTCAGTTAGAAACAGAGGAAACAATTAGATTTAACAAAGCTCGTATTTATAGTCAGTTATATAACTAATAAAGCTTTTGTATTACATCCAGATACAATTACATCAATTGGGATATGGATAGAAAGACAGCTAAATACATGAAACTCTGAGCATACTTCCCAGAAATCTAAACGCCAGAAGTACAGCAGGTCATTTGGGTTTGTAAAGAATTTAATGCAATTAAATATCACATTGAGGGTCATAAAGCAACCAGGTTAGTACATAGACTTGATTGAAGTTGAGAGAGAAAACACAAATCAAGGTAATGGATAATAGATAACACAATTCAAGTAGCTGCTAAGTGGCTAAAGACATCTTGTCTGGAATACAACAGCAACCATTAAATAAATGGGCATCTGGGTTTTCCCCAGTGCATAATTTAATTCAAATAGCTGATCAAAGAAAGTACACATTGCAAGAGAAACACATTATAATAGTAACAGCATAGTTTTTGACAGATGTCAGAACAGACTAGACTAATTATTAGAGCGATAACAAATTTGATCAGTGGCATGAAATACTAATGCCCTTTAAAATAGTTGATTGCCCTTGTACATCACCTTGTGCAAATATAtgcacttcaattttttttatatcatTAATTAACATATGAAAATTTTCAGCAAAGCATTAAGTACCAGAAACACACCTCATTTCTGATGCTGTAGCACAAACTAGCACATACACATTGGACATTACTAATTAAAGGACCATAACTCCATAAGTAACTGAAGGTCATTTATCTTCTAGGTGCAACAAACTGTGCAAAAGAGCTGAAGATCTAATTCACAAATGTGCTTTTACAGCCAACATAGCTCTTCTCCAACCCATCTGTTGCTAATTCACCTacacaatactttttttttctaatttgcaCCTCTGGTTTGAGTAATAGTTATTCTACAGGCTTTTCGGAAAAAAAAGCAGTACGTGCTGAATTCAGCTGCTTGTTTGTCAAATGATGTGATACAATATTTTACCATATAAGTAGCTGGGACATGTATCATGCTACCAAGTGGAGTAGCTGAAGTGAGTAGTATAGATGGCCTTGATGATAAGCTAGATAAATGCACGAAGAAGATCAGGATAGGAAGATGTGCTAAAAATGTTAGATGTGAAGTGTGAGGCAACTTGCATAATGTTAAAACACCAGCACAAAGTAGTTGGGCTGAATAATCTGATTCTTTACCACAAATTCTACCTAATGATAGTtatgagagaggaagaaagaacttgcagttaTATAGAACCTTGCATAACCTCTCGGTGTCTTAACATGCTTCACAGCCAATAAAATATTGCTAAAGTGTAATCATTACTGTAATGTTCGATATCCAGCAGTCAGACTGCAAGCAGTAAAGTGCCTCAAATAGCAATGAAATAACAAGCAGGTAACTCTTTCtagtgaaattggttgagagatTTATATTGATCAAGTCACCAAAGAgaaatctttcttccttttgttcAATGTGAGGAGTGATCATTCATACTAATTTACTAAATAAGGCTTTGTTTTAGATTGTATACCGATGTACCTAATCAATGTATAATTTGTTAAGCCTCCCATAATATTCCATGCAGTGTAGTTCATCATCCATTTTTAATAAACAGGTTTTCTCCATGTGAGCCATATGTTACATACTACATCTTAGCAGTGATGGTTAGCCCCAGTTGTTCTTAACAATTGCATTAAACTCCCCAGTTGCTCCATCATAAGCATCATATACAAATTACAGGTTCTTCTTGTGAAAGACCCACTGCTCGTCACTACCTCCAGTGaaacaacattttaaatatttattgtttCAAATGTATTAATATTTAACTATTTTCCCTGCTCACATGACCAAATATTAACAAAGAACAGACTCTTGGGAGGGAGTGACCATATTGGAAATATAAGTATATTCAGCTGTGTATTTCCATTTTGGGATTTAGCTATATCACAgtgtcacaaaacatttttttccttgTTTTACATATCATAAACTGTTCAGTTCAAAGATTCCTTATTTAACAGAAAAAAGGTGCATGTCTGTTTTTATCATTATTAATCATGAATTGATCCAATTACATTAAAAGTGAAACTTACTTGTTTGATTTTCTTCTAACAATGTCAGAGAAAAACAGACATCCATTTGTGTTTTGGTAAAGGAGGAATTTTGTCTCCAATATACATTGCTGAATTTCTTGTTATCATTTCTGTTACTGTGGGGCCAAGTCTTGGCCGGGCAGTTTTTAACTAGGAAGTAATTGAATTGTCAGGCCATGTCATCAAGATCTTTTTGTAAGCATTTCAAAGCCTTTAAATGCATCATTAAGGGTAAGGAACTTTTCTCTCATCAAATGTACTTGCATTAAATGGTAATATAAAATGAATGGcaatcttgtttaaaaaaaaatgtttcagtgaTAGGAATGAAGGGGATTTGTATGGGGTTTTCTGTGAAATTACGTTCCTGAATATCCTTTTGTTCAAAGATGGTGCTTAGCACCTCTTGTATTCTTGTGTTGCTGACATCTGAAGATTTGTTCAGAGATAGTGCATTTTGGTGAATCAAATCAAGCCTCATGCAAAATCTTTTGAAACTGCTTCTATGAAATTAGGGGCTGACATTAAAATGGCAAATGTACAAATTATAGAAAACACTGTAAATGCCACTAAGCACAATCTGTCAACCACGGCAGCAGCAAACTTCCATTCACTGCAGAGGACTTCACCCTCATCTTGGTCCCGGAAACGCTTGGCAATGAACTGAAGCTCCTCTAGAATCTTCACGATCTCCAGAGAGCTTCCAACAATAGGAATGCTCTGGGCACAGCCACTGTCCTTGGAAGGCGAGCAAGTGATCCGACCGCACATCATACCTGAGTCAGCACTGACAGGGCAGCATGGGTTCTCCATAGTGTGATAGCCGAAGTAGATCATGTTGCCATTGCCAGACCGCTGACTGGGCATTCCACTCATCTCCACGGTGCTGAAGCTTTGTTGCTGCTGCTGATTGTACCTGCAAGGCACACTGCTCCTTCCATCTCCAGGCTTCTTCATGCGAAGAAACCAAGCACACCAATTCAACAACACCACTCGGACCTGTTAGAAAAACCAGGAGAAAGGAAAATGCTCATCATTACATATTTTGCATCTTCCATGGCCACAGCATAGTTCTATAGCATTTTAAACCCAATTAAGTAATTCTAAAGTACTGTAATATGGGAAACAAAGTAGGCAATTAGTGCACAGTTAGCTCCTACAAATAATAAATGTGTTCCTAGCCAGATACTCTGTTTCAACGGTGTTAAGCTATAAATATTGTCTAAGACACTGATGAGAATTTGCCTGCTCTTCTTCATTTAGTACAGTATATcatgttatgacacggggtaaactcctctgctaatttaaaccagcaacacagaaaagattcaccctgtgCTATAATCTGTTAAAGAACTATTCCAGAggtcattatttaaagtaaaaattaacaactttattctttaagtctaacagtgaatattaactaacaactatttacaactcctttctcttaaacctatcttttacttcccaCTATACAATACAAATCcaagaaaaaaaagtcacaattaTGATTTACGAAAAAATgttgtttcaaaaccagccaacttTGCCAAATCTCCTTTGTAATTCTCTCCAGGTCAGTTGCGATGTTCTGCTCCGCAGACTTCTTCTACAGGCAGGTACCTCCCAGAGAGCTCTTaaactagcagcctacatctgttggtctttggcagctctctctcaactgttcaaaaatgtccGGTTTTCTActccaaaacatcggatcatttcattggctttaatattatcaaaatactacattcaaacttgattggagtttggtaccttggggcataatttaaactgattggccgaaattgaatttgtttttgtctcatagcaacccagctaCTGCTAGCTGTTTTgaccaaatattacattgttaccttgttcagaacactttgtgttGTGTCAGGCAAACCTTGTTAGTTTTTCAACACTCAAAGGTACAGGaactctacaccttcataacaatcaTAACAGCTCCAATGGTAGCTCAATTTGTTTCTTTGATTGGTACAGTAAGTTTGACAGGGCATTATTGATATAGTAATGCCATCAAAAAGAGTTTACCATTAATCTTAATTCTTAGATGAAGCAGGTGGAGATTCTGGTTGGTCAAACTGTTGCCCATGTAACTTGCTGCACCCCCATGTCAATGATAGCCCAACTAAATAGCACCCTCTTATCATAGTACATAACTTTTCAAGACTCTTTCTTGTGCCCCAGTTCCgatgaatgcaaaataaaaacattcaaaCTCTTGTcttcttttagcaatgtttaagtacTGTTCTACCAAGAATTTATTAATTGTAAGTTTATTAAACTGTATATTATTACTGAACTTAAGCAATgcatttgcaaaataattttttttcaggaaaCACACTTgtgttgaatgtttttttttattgtctctttgttctttgtcagaTGGGGTGGATTTAattctgaaaattaaaatggATGTTAGGACTGCCCATAACTGAATGGCACAAAATAGCTGATACTTGTTCATGACTATTGCTGTAGAATATGCCTGACAGTAATTAGAGCGTGTGGAAAAATACTTGCTTAACATAGTCTCTGCAAGTAAAACAATAGTAACTCTCTACTATCAAGGTTGCTTAAATGAGATAAAACGTGTAGCTGCAATTGTTTAACATTTAACTAGTTGTTTCTCTTGAATAATTTAATCAACCTGTTACAACATTAAGTCTGTGTTTTAGTTAAGATCCTTTACATAATTGTAGATATAAATTCCAAAGTAGCTATAAATGTACTCATATACACAAAATCACCATTAGAGGTAAAGATTCAAACCAGTTTCAGACAGTAAAAGTAGCTCCCCTTCTCACTGCAGAGAGGAATGAATATAGAAATTAGCAGATATTGGAATGTGGATTGAATGAACAGATTAAGACATAACTTGTTATCCAAAGAGTGCTAACATTAGGTGTAAACACACAACTTTATTggaactgattaaaaatcaataTTCTTTTGTATTCCCTAAAATGAGAAATTTAAGAGGTTATGAAGTAATAGGCAAATATCTAATTGATTGGCAGTTAACAATACAGCTGCCAAATGTTACTTGAATACAGTATCCATTATGAAAAGCCTCAAGGAGAAAGATAAGGAGGTCTGGTAAAACATCATGAAAGACCGGGGCGGATGGATACAAGCCCACCCATCTTGGTGATTAGCAAGTTTGAACTGTGTAAGATACTCCACCCAAGAGCCAATTACAGAGGGATAACCTGACATCACGGACCAATAGCAATCAAACTGGGGGCGTGTGCACTCTAAGCTTGAAGTGCATAAGACATTCAAAAGCTTTGTGTGTGCCTTTTTGCTGTTGCTGCAACTTAGCTGTAAATTGCAATGAAGGTTATCTGACACTACCACCAGGCCTGGGCTCTCAGTGGAAAATGTGTGATCTAACAATAGGTGACACTGAATCACCACCACTTTGCATCTTTCCAAATTTACCTCCATTCGAGGTTTTGTTTAAAGGCCAGTTTTGAAAAGTCATAGTGTAACTTGTAGTGTAacccgtttctctctccacagatgctgccaaacctgctgagtttctccggcacttTGTTTATGTTCTAAAATGCCATTGTTGGGAAAGaaacatacagaggaacctcaattatccgaactacacgggcagggagtattttgttcggataattgaatgccggatgacacagtttagccaagcatcgggaccttgcaatcttgtctggataatctgaaattcgtaTAATCGAAtatcggataatcaaggttcttctgtaGTTAGATGTTAAAGAAGGAACATTCCTTTAAACACATCATAATTTATATTGGTCCACTGATTTTATTAACTGAGGTTATTTGTAACTTTCCTTGAGCACATCAGTTTAATTGCTATGTGGGTTAAGGCTCATGGAGCTTCAATACTGAAGTAGGAGCGGCAGTAAGCATTGCAACTGGAATCTTGAGCTTAGAAACAAGACTGATAATGCTAAAATGGAGTATTGTCTAATGCCTTCCAGATTAAGTCATTTCATATTCATTTAAAcatgtgccctctggttctagacccTTTCACAAGCTTCTCCTTATTGATTTTGTTCAGACCCCATATGATTTTTAAACCACAAtgtcctctcagccttctcttctgAGGAAAACTGTCctaatttatctgaattatctTTAATAGCTGAAGCTGCTCCATCTTTTCTCCAAGATGTTCACAACTGTGTTTGACTTGACCCATTTCTGATATTAAATCTTCCAGTTGATATTATTCCTGCTGCCATATTTTCCTACTGTGATTAATTATTCTTCTTACTTGTACATTCTTCAGTATCTCATTGCTAATGTAATCTCTTGGCCTTGAAGACTTTTGCTTCTGTAAATGGCTATTTACTTTCCTGGTCTTAAATCAGTTAAATCACAGAGTTTAGCAATGCTCTTTTCCTTATTTCAATGTTTTAAATAATAATGTTGTATCTCAATATTTTCCCATATCTTTGCAATTAAAATGCAAGTTTCCCAGCTTCTGATGATCTTTTCTTTGACCCTGCATGCTTTAGCTTTATAAATGGTTTCCTTTgtcatattaattctgctttgcaATGTTCCTGATGCTGCAACCTCCATGTAAAGTACTTTTATAGATTCTGATATACCCACTGGCCCCATGGCTCATGATGCCAACTGTCTATTGCAGCAACAATCATTATGAGCTCTAAGTACTCTTGTTTCCATTGTTACACTTCTCTCTGTGTGTTTTGTGCTGTTAACTGTCCCCTTACCCAATAGGGATTGTCATTTTTGGAGCCGCAATATGTAAATAATCCCAGTAGTTTAGCTGGGAAGCTTCGATAGATTCTCATTTCTTGATTGAATCTGCAACTGTCAAGTGGATCTAGCTCTTTCTAGCCCTCACTGCTTCTTCAGCACTTCTTACCAGACTTAATCAAGGCTTTAGCTTGGAATTTTTCTCATCCCAGTCAGTCCATCCACACTGCCTACATATTTATTCAAGTGATTGCAGTGGTTGActgtctaaatacttcttaaagcATTAAAGTCTTTAAAGCTGTACACGCATTTGGTCTTCTGCAACATTCTTCCTTTGGGTTCAATGAATTTTTGTAGTGTTAAGCAACAACATCTATTACTTATCACCATTAGATATTTTGATTGGAAGGATGCTACTACATTCCTCCTCCCTTGACTAGGTCTAACGCCTACTTGGTTTACAGTGGTAGCAGAATAGTCTTGGTCAAGTCATAACGAGATGAGGGTTTTATTTGAATAAGATTTGGTTTATTCTTTTAACaatcaggtacaagttacattagtcattgttatttgatttgatttattgtcacatttatctagatatagtgaaatgttttgttttgcatacagtacagacagattgtaccatacaaagtgcattaatgtaatagaacagagtgaataatacaatgttacggctacagaaaaggtgcacagaaagcaagatcaacattaaatttaaaatttgagagttcTATTCAGAagactaataacagcagggaagaagctgttcttgaatgtaTTTGTACGTATACATAAGCTTTTATATCCTCTGCCAaaaggaagagggtggaagagagtataactgggatgggactttgtttatgttggttgctttcttgCAGTCAATAGATGGAAAGTTGGTTTGTGAGGTGGACTGGACTCTGTGAACagagtttcttgtggtcttgggaacagcagttgttaaaccatgctgtgatgcattcagataaaatgctttctatggtgcatctgtaaaaaattggtaagagtcttgtgtacatgccgaatttccttagcctcctcaGGAAGTAGAGACActgttgtgttttcttgaccattgaatcaacatgggtggaccaggagagATTATTGGTGATAGttccaggaacttgatgctctcgaccatctccacctcagctccatggatagcctccactccacttcctgaaatcaatgaccaACTCCTTCATCTTGTTGACATTGATAGAGAGATTGTTGTCcttacaccatgccaccaagcacTTAATCTCTTTCCTgcattctgtcttgtcattgtttcaGATCCATCCTGCAATGGTggtattgtcagcaaacttgtaactggagttggggcagaatttggccacacagtcttGAGTGTGTAAGACTAAGACTAATGGGAGATGTAGCTGTGGAAGACTCCTCAGAATGCTGATATTTGTAGAAGCTCCTCCTCCAGCAACTTGCTTAactgtccactaccattcacaactggatgtggcaggacagcaGATCTACAATCTGATTGTTTGGGTGTGGAATCACTTAGGTCTGTCTATCGCTGCTTAAGCTGTTGGACACAAAAGCAGTCCCaggttgtagcttcaccagattgacaccacAATTTTAGATAtactggtgctgttcctggcatgccttcctgtgCTCTTCACTGCACCGCTGTTGATCCGCTGACTTTATAGAAATGATAGAGTGGATGATATATC
This region includes:
- the chrna8 gene encoding CHRNA7-FAM7A fusion protein isoform X4 translates to MLEADISTYLPNGEWDLVGVPGKRNEIHYDCCEEPYPDVTYTVLIRRRTLYYGLNLLIPCLLISGLALLVFLLPADSGEKISLGITVLLSLTVFMLLVAEIMPATSDSVPLIARYFAATMFIVGLSVVVTVLVLQLHYHDPHGGKMPKWVRVVLLNWCAWFLRMKKPGDGRSSVPCRYNQQQQQSFSTVEMSGMPSQRSGNGNMIYFGYHTMENPCCPVSADSGMMCGRITCSPSKDSGCAQSIPIVGSSLEIVKILEELQFIAKRFRDQDEGEVLCSEWKFAAAVVDRLCLVAFTVFSIICTFAILMSAPNFIEAVSKDFA